In Clostridium sporogenes, one genomic interval encodes:
- a CDS encoding argininosuccinate synthase produces the protein MKEKVVLAYSGGLDTSIIIPWLKENYDLDVIAVCVDVGQGDDMDYVKTKAINSGASKIYVEDVKEEFVVDYLYKAIKSEALYEQDYMLGTSFARPLMAKKLVEIAHKEQAKYICHGCTGKGNDQVRFEVGVKAQDPTIKIIAPWRIWDIKSREDAIDYAKKVGVEVPVTKKKIYSVDKNLWHVSHEGGDLEDLKNEHKEDMYFMVTPPEKAKDEPTYLEIYFEKGTPVKINGEILNAVDIIDTLNKIGGENGIGIADIVENRLVGMKSRGIYETPAGTLLYAAHKKLESVTLDKYTYQYKKLVSAQYGELVYNGLWFTAVREAIDAFVDKTQENVTGTVKLKLYKGNIKPCSVDTEYALYDEGISSFGDSELYSHKDAEGFINLFGLPCKIKALKNF, from the coding sequence ATGAAAGAAAAAGTTGTACTTGCATACTCAGGAGGATTAGATACATCAATAATAATTCCGTGGCTAAAAGAAAATTATGACTTGGATGTTATAGCTGTATGTGTAGATGTAGGTCAGGGGGATGATATGGATTATGTAAAGACAAAAGCAATAAATTCTGGTGCATCAAAAATATATGTGGAAGATGTAAAAGAGGAATTTGTAGTGGATTATTTGTATAAAGCAATAAAATCTGAAGCATTATATGAACAGGACTATATGCTAGGGACGTCCTTTGCAAGACCTTTAATGGCTAAAAAATTAGTAGAAATAGCCCATAAAGAGCAGGCTAAATATATATGTCACGGTTGTACAGGAAAAGGAAATGATCAAGTGCGTTTTGAAGTGGGAGTAAAGGCTCAGGATCCTACTATAAAAATAATAGCACCTTGGAGAATCTGGGATATAAAGTCTAGAGAAGATGCTATAGATTATGCTAAAAAAGTTGGAGTTGAAGTTCCTGTAACCAAGAAAAAGATATATTCCGTGGATAAAAACTTATGGCATGTAAGTCATGAAGGTGGGGACTTAGAAGATTTAAAAAATGAACATAAAGAAGATATGTATTTTATGGTTACTCCACCAGAGAAGGCGAAAGATGAGCCAACTTATTTAGAAATTTATTTTGAAAAGGGTACACCTGTAAAAATAAATGGAGAGATTTTAAATGCTGTAGATATAATAGATACATTAAATAAAATAGGTGGAGAGAACGGTATAGGTATAGCGGATATAGTAGAAAATCGTTTAGTTGGTATGAAGTCAAGAGGTATATATGAAACACCAGCAGGTACATTATTATATGCAGCTCATAAAAAGCTAGAATCAGTAACCTTAGATAAGTATACTTATCAATACAAGAAATTAGTTTCAGCTCAATATGGGGAACTTGTATATAATGGTTTGTGGTTTACAGCTGTAAGAGAGGCTATAGATGCTTTTGTAGATAAAACTCAAGAAAATGTAACGGGTACAGTAAAATTAAAATTATATAAAGGAAATATAAAACCTTGCTCAGTGGATACAGAATATGCATTGTATGATGAAGGTATATCATCCTTTGGCGATAGTGAACTTTATAGTCATAAGGATGCAGAAGGCTTTATAAATTTATTTGGATTGCCATGCAAAATAAAAGCATTAAAAAATTTCTAG
- the argH gene encoding argininosuccinate lyase — protein MKLWGGRFKDEESKLMEDFNSSLSFDKKLYYEDIKGSIAHVKMLANQNIINEEEKEKILLGLEEMLKEIDDGVLKIGGDYEDIHSFVEINLIRKIGNVGKKLHTGRSRNDQVALDMKLYAKKSTEEIIECLKELMDSLIKVGNENNYIMPGYTHLQRAQVVTFRYHLLAYFEMFKRDEKRLKNALQILNESPLGSGALAGSTYNIDREYTAELLGFKKPVDNFLDGVSDRDYIIELISKFSIIMMHLSRLSEELILWSSSEFKFIQIGDAYSTGSSIMPQKKNPDGAELIRGKTGRVYGDLISILTVMKSLPLAYNKDMQEDKEPFFDAKDTVISCLKVMEGIISTLKVNKENLMKSVKKGFLNATEAADYLVNKGMAFRDAHKVIGETVIYCEDKNLAIEDLSLEDLKQFSDLFCEDIYEFIDYKNSINKGIKKEMGYF, from the coding sequence ATGAAACTTTGGGGAGGACGTTTTAAGGATGAAGAAAGCAAACTTATGGAGGACTTTAATAGTTCTCTAAGTTTTGATAAAAAACTTTATTATGAAGATATAAAGGGAAGTATAGCTCATGTTAAAATGCTTGCAAATCAAAATATAATAAATGAAGAAGAAAAAGAGAAAATATTACTGGGATTAGAAGAAATGTTAAAGGAAATAGATGATGGCGTTTTAAAAATAGGTGGGGATTATGAGGATATTCATAGCTTTGTGGAAATAAATTTAATAAGGAAAATAGGAAATGTGGGAAAAAAGCTTCATACAGGAAGAAGTAGAAATGATCAAGTAGCCTTAGATATGAAATTATATGCTAAAAAATCCACAGAAGAAATAATAGAATGTTTAAAGGAATTGATGGATTCTTTAATTAAAGTTGGAAATGAAAATAATTATATTATGCCAGGGTATACTCATCTTCAAAGAGCTCAGGTAGTGACTTTTAGATATCATTTATTAGCTTATTTTGAAATGTTTAAAAGGGATGAGAAAAGATTAAAAAATGCCTTACAGATTTTAAATGAAAGTCCTTTAGGCTCAGGAGCATTAGCGGGAAGTACTTATAACATAGATAGAGAATATACTGCGGAGCTATTGGGTTTTAAAAAACCAGTAGATAATTTTTTGGACGGAGTTAGTGATAGGGATTATATAATAGAACTTATAAGTAAATTTTCTATAATAATGATGCATTTAAGTAGATTGTCTGAGGAACTTATACTTTGGAGCAGTAGTGAATTTAAGTTTATACAAATAGGAGATGCTTATTCCACAGGCAGTAGCATAATGCCTCAAAAGAAAAACCCAGATGGGGCAGAACTTATACGTGGGAAAACTGGAAGGGTATATGGAGATTTAATAAGTATATTAACTGTTATGAAGTCTTTACCACTAGCTTATAATAAAGATATGCAAGAGGATAAAGAACCTTTCTTTGATGCGAAAGATACTGTAATAAGCTGTTTAAAAGTAATGGAAGGTATAATATCTACGCTAAAAGTAAATAAAGAAAATTTAATGAAATCTGTGAAAAAAGGCTTTTTAAATGCTACAGAAGCGGCAGATTATTTGGTGAACAAAGGCATGGCCTTTAGAGATGCTCACAAGGTTATAGGTGAAACAGTGATATACTGTGAAGATAAAAATTTAGCTATAGAAGATTTATCCTTAGAAGATTTAAAACAATTCTCAGATTTATTTTGTGAAGATATTTATGAATTCATAGATTATAAGAATTCTATAAATAAGGGAATAAAAAAAGAAATGGGATACTTTTAA
- a CDS encoding flagellin, producing the protein MRLSHNLASLNAFRNYSKVLTEQSTALDKITSGYKVRRSKDDPNVMAQSEKTKIQIRGLQMASRNAQDGVSMLQTAEGGLESIGNMLVRIKELTLQASNGTNNLDDKEVIQNEINELMAGIETTAKGTEFNGVKLLSQGNKFSETNVMTKSVPIGANVGDLEDIPFYNLTIEGLDIKGKINVTDTSKLGESLDAVNNAIETVLSVRSEYGSLENRFEECINNIGEISLKMEGANSNLVDADVAEEMMNYAKSDILYQSSLAIMRQTNNFPMDVLKILENVKSK; encoded by the coding sequence ATGAGATTAAGCCATAATTTGGCATCCTTAAATGCCTTTAGAAACTATTCCAAAGTTTTAACGGAGCAAAGTACAGCTTTAGATAAAATAACTTCAGGATACAAGGTTAGACGCTCTAAAGATGATCCTAATGTAATGGCACAAAGTGAAAAGACTAAAATACAGATAAGAGGTCTTCAAATGGCTTCAAGAAATGCTCAAGATGGAGTTAGTATGCTTCAAACTGCAGAAGGCGGTTTGGAAAGTATAGGAAATATGCTTGTTCGAATAAAAGAACTTACCCTTCAGGCCTCTAATGGAACAAATAATTTAGATGATAAAGAAGTGATTCAGAATGAAATAAATGAACTTATGGCTGGTATAGAAACTACAGCAAAGGGCACAGAGTTTAATGGAGTTAAGCTTCTTTCACAGGGAAATAAATTTAGTGAAACTAATGTTATGACAAAATCTGTACCTATAGGAGCTAACGTGGGAGATTTAGAAGATATTCCTTTTTACAACCTAACAATAGAAGGATTAGATATAAAAGGAAAAATAAATGTTACAGATACAAGTAAATTAGGAGAAAGTCTTGATGCGGTAAATAATGCTATAGAGACTGTGCTTTCTGTAAGAAGTGAATATGGATCTTTAGAAAATAGATTTGAGGAGTGTATAAATAATATAGGAGAAATATCTCTTAAAATGGAAGGTGCTAATAGCAATCTAGTTGATGCAGATGTAGCGGAAGAAATGATGAATTATGCTAAATCAGATATATTATATCAATCTTCCCTTGCCATAATGCGACAAACTAATAATTTCCCTATGGATGTACTAAAAATATTAGAAAATGTAAAATCTAAGTAA
- the flgB gene encoding flagellar basal body rod protein FlgB, translating into MRVEDMSSSQLVNNLLKKSMDASSYRGRAISNNIANYNTPGYKRHYVTFEETLKDNLNNINMKVTAEKHMNNGAEFGQVKEDVDNSTSMRTDGNNVDIDNEMVNNSANALMYNALVTQANNRLATTRYVINGR; encoded by the coding sequence ATGAGAGTAGAAGATATGTCTAGTAGTCAATTGGTTAATAATCTTTTAAAAAAATCTATGGATGCATCATCTTATAGAGGTAGAGCTATTTCAAACAACATAGCTAATTATAATACTCCTGGTTATAAAAGGCATTATGTTACTTTTGAAGAAACTTTAAAGGATAATTTGAATAATATAAATATGAAGGTTACTGCGGAAAAACATATGAATAATGGGGCAGAATTTGGACAAGTTAAAGAAGATGTGGATAATTCCACTAGTATGAGAACAGATGGAAATAATGTGGATATTGATAACGAAATGGTAAATAATTCAGCTAATGCTCTTATGTATAATGCATTAGTTACTCAAGCTAATAATAGATTAGCTACTACAAGATATGTTATTAATGGAAGATAA
- the flgC gene encoding flagellar basal body rod protein FlgC codes for MIKAFDTMRISASGLSAERLRMDTIASNIANATTTRTENGGPYKRKIAVFEENLNNELNKKNGANEKKLYGVKATGIVEDSSPVRKMYDPSHPDADEEGYVSMPNVNVLNEMADMMASVRTYEASVTVMNAEKSMFGKALEIGK; via the coding sequence ATGATTAAAGCATTTGATACTATGAGAATTAGTGCTAGTGGATTATCCGCTGAAAGATTAAGAATGGATACTATAGCTTCTAATATTGCTAATGCTACGACTACAAGGACGGAAAATGGTGGTCCTTATAAAAGAAAAATAGCTGTTTTTGAAGAAAATCTTAATAATGAATTGAATAAAAAGAATGGAGCAAATGAAAAAAAACTTTATGGAGTTAAAGCTACAGGTATAGTGGAAGATTCTTCTCCTGTAAGAAAAATGTATGATCCATCCCATCCAGATGCAGATGAGGAGGGCTATGTATCTATGCCTAACGTAAATGTATTAAATGAAATGGCAGATATGATGGCTTCAGTACGTACCTATGAAGCAAGTGTAACAGTTATGAATGCAGAAAAATCAATGTTTGGAAAAGCGTTGGAAATTGGTAAATAG
- the fliE gene encoding flagellar hook-basal body complex protein FliE, giving the protein MRVNEFVPNIKVFDNFGKNFVNGNEKTENTEKVSFSEVLKDKLDGVNAKQVKADNSTQSFIKGEEIDIHNVMLNAEEAKMSMELAVQVRNKLVEAYQELSRMQL; this is encoded by the coding sequence ATGAGAGTAAATGAATTTGTACCTAATATTAAGGTTTTTGATAACTTTGGAAAAAACTTTGTTAATGGAAATGAAAAAACAGAAAATACGGAAAAAGTTAGTTTTAGTGAGGTGCTAAAAGATAAATTAGATGGAGTAAATGCAAAACAAGTTAAAGCAGATAATAGTACACAGTCCTTTATAAAAGGAGAAGAGATAGATATACATAATGTAATGCTCAATGCGGAAGAAGCTAAAATGTCCATGGAGTTAGCAGTTCAAGTTAGAAACAAGCTAGTAGAAGCTTATCAAGAATTAAGTAGAATGCAATTATAG
- the fliF gene encoding flagellar basal-body MS-ring/collar protein FliF: MNKLKEFFKGLKEKWTGFSKVKKIAFSIIFLGIITSIIALSLYFGKTKYAVLFSNMDSNDSGAVLQKLKDKKVEAKVEGNNILVPKDQVDELRMQMLSEVPLTNGSQGFEILDKSQFGETDQEMKINYQRALQGELERTIKGFPQVDNSRVHLVLPEETAFVKETQPGRASVTLNLKQGQTISKEQVKSIVALVSGSVKNIPKENVEVIDNNMNLLTKNLFDASGSLEEATTSAEKQQQLQKNYEKDLQNRLVSMLEAVYGKDKVKVNINTDLDFDAVKTNSVTYDPKNVVVSEHSIKEKNQNNAGGNNTNGSVVDNNMVNRTTQNNNGSETSSRDETTKNYEISKTQQDSIKAPGSVKRLTASIVLDGNIDEETRTAVRNLAVSAIGYDEKRGDAISIEGLPFDTAAKDKVKKDLEDMQKAEKTKERIKLFTAIGLGVLLLLGAIIFFVIKKRKNDEEYEEDEEGLDILIDDSGSETKQIPKFKPIDLEAQDEKTHVENEIRKYAKDKPDQVAEIIKSWLAEDER, translated from the coding sequence ATGAATAAGCTAAAGGAGTTTTTTAAAGGGTTAAAAGAAAAGTGGACAGGGTTTAGTAAAGTAAAGAAAATAGCTTTTTCTATAATTTTTTTAGGAATTATAACATCTATTATTGCATTATCTCTTTATTTTGGTAAAACTAAGTATGCAGTTTTATTTTCCAATATGGATTCTAATGATTCTGGTGCGGTACTTCAAAAATTAAAAGATAAGAAAGTTGAAGCTAAGGTAGAGGGTAATAATATACTAGTACCTAAGGATCAGGTTGATGAACTAAGGATGCAAATGTTATCTGAGGTTCCATTAACTAATGGTAGCCAAGGATTTGAAATATTAGATAAAAGTCAGTTTGGAGAAACAGATCAAGAAATGAAAATAAATTATCAAAGGGCCCTTCAAGGAGAATTAGAACGAACTATAAAGGGTTTTCCACAGGTGGATAATAGTAGAGTTCATTTAGTTCTTCCTGAAGAGACTGCCTTTGTAAAGGAAACACAGCCAGGGAGAGCCTCTGTTACTTTAAACTTAAAACAAGGACAAACAATTAGCAAAGAGCAAGTTAAATCTATAGTAGCTTTAGTAAGTGGAAGTGTAAAAAATATTCCAAAAGAAAATGTAGAAGTAATTGATAATAACATGAATCTTCTTACAAAGAATCTATTTGATGCTTCAGGAAGTTTAGAAGAGGCCACAACTTCAGCAGAAAAGCAACAACAACTTCAAAAAAATTATGAAAAAGATCTTCAAAATAGATTGGTCAGTATGTTAGAAGCTGTATATGGCAAGGACAAGGTTAAAGTTAATATTAACACGGATTTAGATTTTGATGCAGTTAAAACTAATTCTGTAACCTATGATCCTAAAAATGTAGTAGTTAGTGAACACAGCATTAAAGAGAAAAATCAGAATAATGCAGGTGGAAATAATACAAATGGTAGTGTAGTAGATAATAATATGGTAAATAGAACTACACAAAATAATAATGGTAGTGAAACCTCTTCTAGAGACGAAACTACTAAAAATTATGAAATATCAAAAACTCAACAGGATAGTATAAAGGCTCCAGGTTCTGTAAAAAGGTTAACAGCATCTATTGTGTTAGATGGAAATATAGATGAAGAAACTAGAACTGCTGTTAGAAATTTAGCTGTATCAGCTATAGGTTATGATGAAAAAAGGGGAGATGCTATAAGCATAGAGGGTCTTCCATTTGATACAGCGGCTAAGGATAAAGTGAAAAAAGATTTAGAAGATATGCAAAAAGCTGAAAAAACAAAAGAAAGAATAAAGTTGTTTACTGCTATAGGCTTGGGTGTATTACTGTTACTAGGAGCAATAATATTCTTTGTTATTAAGAAAAGAAAGAACGATGAAGAGTATGAAGAGGATGAAGAGGGCCTTGATATTCTAATAGATGATAGCGGTAGCGAAACTAAACAAATTCCTAAGTTTAAACCTATAGATTTAGAGGCACAGGATGAAAAGACTCATGTTGAAAATGAAATAAGAAAATATGCTAAGGACAAACCTGATCAAGTGGCGGAAATAATTAAATCATGGCTAGCAGAGGATGAGAGGTGA
- the fliG gene encoding flagellar motor switch protein FliG, giving the protein MAKDDKLTGVQKAAILFITLGPEASAGIIKKLPDSEIQKITYEIANITSVKSELKQDILEEFIQINKAKDYILEGGFDYAKNLLGKALGSQKAMEILDKVTEATQQFRPFAIARKADPSQLLNTISNEHPQTIALVLCYMQSDKAGQILSSLPEDLQSEVAYRIATMSATSPMVVKEIEKVLDSKLSSVVRSDATTIGGVQTIVEVLNQVDRTTEKNITEGLQREDAELAEKIKESMFVFEDIITLDDVAIQRVLREVETKDLALALKGSSEEVANVIFRNQSKRAASSLKEDIEFLGPVRIMDVEKAQQGIVSIIRRLDEAGEIVISRGGEDAIIV; this is encoded by the coding sequence ATGGCTAAAGATGATAAATTAACAGGAGTTCAGAAAGCGGCAATACTATTTATTACTTTAGGTCCTGAGGCCTCTGCTGGTATAATAAAAAAATTACCAGATTCAGAAATACAAAAAATAACCTATGAAATTGCTAATATAACTTCTGTAAAATCAGAGCTAAAACAGGACATATTAGAAGAATTTATACAAATAAATAAAGCGAAGGACTATATATTAGAAGGCGGATTTGATTATGCAAAAAATCTCTTGGGAAAAGCTTTAGGCAGCCAAAAGGCTATGGAAATATTGGATAAGGTTACAGAGGCTACACAACAATTTAGACCTTTTGCAATAGCTAGAAAAGCAGATCCATCACAGCTTTTGAATACTATATCTAATGAGCACCCTCAAACTATAGCTTTAGTTTTATGTTATATGCAATCAGATAAGGCAGGGCAAATATTGTCCTCCCTTCCTGAAGATTTGCAATCAGAGGTTGCTTATAGAATTGCTACGATGAGTGCTACTTCACCTATGGTGGTTAAAGAAATAGAAAAAGTATTAGATAGTAAGCTATCTTCAGTAGTTAGATCTGATGCTACAACAATAGGAGGAGTTCAAACTATTGTAGAGGTATTAAACCAAGTAGACAGAACTACAGAAAAGAACATTACAGAAGGACTACAAAGAGAGGATGCAGAATTAGCAGAAAAGATAAAGGAATCTATGTTTGTATTCGAAGATATAATAACTTTAGACGATGTAGCAATTCAAAGGGTTCTAAGAGAAGTAGAAACAAAGGATTTAGCTTTAGCTTTAAAGGGATCTTCAGAGGAAGTTGCCAATGTTATATTTAGAAATCAATCTAAGAGAGCCGCATCTTCTTTAAAAGAGGACATAGAGTTCTTAGGTCCTGTAAGAATAATGGATGTAGAAAAGGCGCAACAGGGTATAGTAAGTATAATAAGACGTTTAGACGAAGCTGGAGAGATAGTAATATCAAGAGGTGGCGAAGATGCAATCATTGTATAA
- a CDS encoding FliH/SctL family protein → MQSLYKVIKKSSVVKQGEEKIKTNYKKPVSLEKEIEKEIEEENSKNFIDSYENLARNILENARRKSEEFLSKAYDEAEIVEEEAFKKGHEEGFHKGLEEGKKSGYEEAYEAYIEKGKNVYEEMVQKSNKLFLDTESQYNSYLKEKEEEVRNLVLTIVEEVLKHEVKDKSSMNEIIYEKLEESKKSATFIVKSNAHYYEEIKAKSEFWKTQLPYRGEIFVIEDISLKEGEVIIETEQGKVIASLDTALDKIKELLINEK, encoded by the coding sequence ATGCAATCATTGTATAAAGTCATTAAAAAAAGCAGCGTAGTAAAACAGGGTGAAGAAAAAATAAAAACTAACTATAAAAAACCAGTAAGCTTAGAAAAAGAAATAGAAAAAGAAATAGAAGAAGAAAATTCTAAAAATTTTATAGATAGTTATGAGAATTTAGCTAGAAATATATTAGAAAATGCTAGGAGAAAATCTGAAGAGTTCTTATCAAAGGCTTACGATGAAGCTGAAATCGTTGAAGAGGAAGCCTTTAAAAAAGGTCATGAAGAAGGCTTTCATAAAGGCTTGGAAGAAGGAAAAAAATCCGGTTATGAAGAAGCTTACGAAGCTTATATAGAAAAAGGGAAAAATGTCTATGAAGAAATGGTTCAAAAATCTAACAAATTATTTTTAGATACGGAATCTCAATATAATAGCTATTTAAAAGAAAAAGAAGAGGAAGTTAGAAATTTAGTTTTAACTATAGTAGAAGAAGTATTAAAACATGAGGTTAAGGATAAGTCCTCTATGAACGAAATTATATATGAAAAGTTAGAGGAATCAAAAAAATCTGCCACCTTTATAGTTAAAAGTAATGCTCATTATTATGAAGAAATAAAAGCTAAATCAGAGTTTTGGAAAACTCAACTTCCTTATAGGGGAGAAATATTTGTAATAGAGGATATTTCACTAAAAGAGGGAGAGGTTATTATAGAAACAGAACAAGGAAAAGTTATAGCCTCTTTAGATACTGCTTTAGATAAAATTAAAGAGCTATTAATAAATGAAAAATAA
- the fliI gene encoding flagellar protein export ATPase FliI, protein MSMLDIDFQKIEKRIKETNFNYMEGTVRKVIGLTVEVEGIKAFVGEVCIIYNEKNQTIPCEVVGFKEENVILMPLGELIGIAPGCRVIPQGKPLSVICSENILGKVLDGLGKPLEGEELMEGSPYALDSDPPDPMKRRRIKDVIPTGIKAIDGFLTVGEGQRIGIFAGSGVGKSTTLGMIAKYAEADINVIALIGERGREVRDFIEKDLGEEGLKKSVIVCATSDKPALVRLKGAFTATAIAEYFRDQGKKVILMMDSVTRFAMAQREIGLAIGEPPATKGYTPSVFAKLPRLMERSGMSDKGSITAFYTVLVDGDDFNEPIADAVRGILDGHIVLSRSLAAKNHYPAIDVLSSVSRLMSEIALKGHKDAAGMARDLLATYKNSEDLINIGAYAKGSNPKVDMAIHYHESILSFLKQGIGEQYSFEESTSILQNMFKN, encoded by the coding sequence ATGTCCATGTTAGATATAGATTTTCAGAAAATAGAAAAAAGAATTAAAGAAACTAATTTTAACTACATGGAAGGTACCGTTAGAAAAGTTATAGGATTAACTGTAGAAGTTGAAGGAATAAAGGCTTTTGTAGGAGAGGTTTGTATTATATATAACGAAAAAAATCAAACAATTCCTTGTGAAGTAGTTGGCTTTAAAGAAGAAAATGTTATATTGATGCCTTTGGGAGAACTTATAGGTATAGCTCCAGGATGTAGGGTAATACCTCAAGGCAAACCTCTTAGTGTTATATGCTCAGAGAATATATTAGGAAAAGTCTTAGATGGCCTTGGTAAGCCACTAGAGGGAGAGGAATTAATGGAGGGGAGTCCATATGCTTTGGACAGTGATCCTCCAGACCCTATGAAAAGAAGAAGGATAAAGGATGTTATACCTACGGGAATAAAGGCCATAGATGGATTTCTGACTGTAGGAGAAGGACAGAGAATAGGTATATTTGCAGGTAGTGGTGTAGGCAAGAGTACTACTTTAGGTATGATTGCAAAATATGCAGAAGCAGACATAAATGTTATAGCTCTAATAGGAGAAAGAGGTAGGGAAGTAAGGGATTTTATAGAAAAAGATTTAGGAGAAGAAGGACTTAAAAAATCTGTTATAGTTTGTGCTACCTCTGACAAACCGGCATTAGTTAGATTAAAGGGCGCTTTCACAGCTACAGCTATAGCGGAATATTTTAGAGATCAAGGGAAAAAGGTAATTCTTATGATGGATTCTGTAACTAGATTTGCCATGGCACAAAGGGAAATAGGACTAGCTATAGGAGAGCCACCAGCAACCAAAGGATATACACCTTCAGTATTTGCAAAGCTCCCAAGGCTTATGGAAAGATCAGGTATGTCTGACAAGGGATCTATAACAGCCTTTTATACAGTGTTGGTTGATGGGGATGATTTTAATGAACCTATTGCGGATGCTGTAAGAGGTATATTAGATGGACATATAGTTTTATCCAGAAGCTTAGCCGCTAAAAATCATTATCCAGCTATAGATGTTTTAAGTAGTGTAAGCAGACTTATGTCAGAAATTGCTTTAAAGGGACATAAGGATGCAGCGGGTATGGCAAGGGATCTTTTGGCCACTTATAAAAATTCAGAGGACCTTATAAATATAGGAGCCTATGCTAAGGGCAGTAATCCTAAAGTTGATATGGCCATACATTATCATGAATCAATACTATCTTTCTTAAAACAGGGTATTGGTGAGCAATATTCCTTTGAGGAAAGTACATCTATTCTTCAAAATATGTTTAAAAATTAA
- the fliJ gene encoding flagellar export protein FliJ, whose amino-acid sequence MEGYSFRLQKLLDIREKKEEESKMKFKQAQMEKNHTEEKLFNLKNNYNKYNNINLNDSILEKKIRHSYLNSLNFCINETANELQQKLRVVEERREELKIKQVERKTVEILKEKDKLAFEKEQNMIEQRNNDEFALYAFIRNTERR is encoded by the coding sequence ATGGAGGGATATTCCTTTAGACTTCAAAAACTTTTAGATATAAGAGAAAAAAAAGAAGAGGAAAGTAAAATGAAGTTCAAACAGGCTCAAATGGAAAAAAATCATACAGAAGAAAAACTGTTCAATTTAAAAAATAATTATAATAAATACAATAACATAAATTTAAATGATTCTATACTAGAAAAAAAAATAAGGCATAGTTATTTAAACTCTTTAAATTTTTGTATAAATGAAACGGCAAATGAATTACAGCAAAAACTTAGAGTGGTAGAGGAAAGAAGAGAAGAATTAAAAATAAAACAGGTAGAAAGAAAAACCGTAGAAATTTTAAAAGAAAAGGATAAATTAGCCTTTGAAAAAGAACAAAATATGATAGAGCAAAGAAATAATGATGAATTTGCTCTCTATGCCTTTATAAGAAATACTGAAAGGAGGTGA